A window from Diachasmimorpha longicaudata isolate KC_UGA_2023 chromosome 5, iyDiaLong2, whole genome shotgun sequence encodes these proteins:
- the LOC135162293 gene encoding ATP-dependent DNA helicase DDX11, with protein MEETDFPFPFPPYNIQRDFMKSLYNCLDEGNLGIFESPTGTGKTMSIISGALKWLQDHEKKNEMNIKERIKELDEQLKVIERESTGDWIDDHSKQMIVNQERRIVQQKLEALESRMKRKEGMKKLAMTRLELKQKKKVFHSKKTNNGNTSENILERDDKDKIDGETDYDLLLEDLAAKSDESDEDEEQDNEVRNIQFFLCSRTHSQLSQFIGELKKSPYSEEISLVPIGSRQNYCVNEAVKRLGNIDLINEKCLELQRSKKTTSKKEKDLKRSKTTNSCCPYNPGEQNYLIADIVTTVHDIEEIVKTAKEIQTCAYYASRKSLQDGQVIVLPYNSILHKNTRLTSGINLKDNVIIIDEAHNLLEAIERMHSTTVTGRNILHCFSQLSQYQKRFENLFSAKNVLYLNQLGFCLKKLIKILGGTTRSSEADTMKKDQGPKVYTLENFETTAEIDSVNMFELIKFIQTSKLVHKLQNYVDKHKEDLRIHPNPAPPKNKRVGVGAFLNLLKNGESLDENCEKTPKANDTGTEENILKSPLIKIVGFLESLKSACADGRIFVIPGPTLGQSVIKFLLMNPAAHFHDIVKEARSIILAGGTMEPISEFRDQLFIEAGAPLERIVTFSCDHVVPKENILTRIVTKGPNNIPFDFNYQNRDNESLLNEVGRTLINITNIVPGGIVVFLPSYKYEESLYKHLDSSGIIKKLTHKKQVFREPKSSSGVNSILENFAESIKHPKGSQNGSLLFSVVGGKLSEGLNFSDDLGRCIIVVGMPYPNIKSPELQEKMKYLNENVRAGAGSEYYENSCMKAVNQCIGRAVRHINDYATVLLIDRRYTNKCKALPGWIQKTLNISDEFSTTVGDVARFFAARKINSK; from the exons ATGGAGGAAACagattttccatttccttTTCCCCCTTATAACATCCAGAGAGATTTTATGAAGTCTTTGTACAACTGCCTAGATGAAGGCAATTTGGGGATATTCGAGAGCCCAACTGGAACTGGAAAAACAATGTCTATAATTTCTGGAGCTTTGAAGTGGTTGCAGGAtcatgagaagaaaaatgaaatgaatataaaaGAAAGAATCAAAGAATTAGATGAGCAGTTGAAAGTTATTGAGAGGGAGTCCACTGGCGATTGGATTGATGATCACTCTAAGCAGATGATTGTCAATCAGGAAAGAAGAATTGTTCAGCAAAAATTAGAAGCCCTTGAAAGTCGAATGAAGAGGAaagaagggatgaaaaaattagcAATGACAAGACTCGAATTAAAACAAAAGAAGAAGGTGTTTCATTCGAAGAAAACAAATAATGGAAACACTAGTGAAAACATTTTGGAGAGAGATGACAAAGACAAAATAGATGGTGAGACAGATTATGATTTATTACTGGAAGATCTTGCTGCTAAATCTGATGAATCTGATGAGGACGAAGAGCAGGATAATGAGGTGAGGAATATCCAGTTTTTCCTGTGCTCAAGAACTCATTCACAATTGAGTCAGTTCATTGGAGAGTTGAAGAAAAGCCCCTACTCGGAGGAAATCTCTTTGGTACCGATAGGCTCgag ACAGAATTATTGTGTCAACGAAGCCGTAAAAAGACTCGGTAATATTGATTTAATCAATGAAAAGTGTCTGGAGCTGCAAAGGTCGAAGAAGACAACgtctaaaaaagaaaaagaccTTAAAAGATCGAAAACCACAAACAGTTGTTGCCCTTACAATCCTGGAGAACAGAATTATTTGATTGCTGATATTGTTACAACAGTTCACGATATCGAGGAAATTGTTAAAACTGCGAAAGAAATCCAGACCTGTGCTTATTATGCCTCCAGAAAGTCTCTACAGGATGGACAAGTCATAGTTCTTCCTTACAACAGTATTCTACATAAAAATACGAGACTAACTTCGGGGATTAATTTAAAGGATAATGtgataattattgatgaagCTCATAATTTGTTGGAGGCCATTGAGAGGATGCACAGTACTACTGTCACCGGGAGAAACATTTTGCATTGTTTCAGTCAATTATCCCAGTATCAGAAAAG ATTTGAAAATCTGTTTTCTGCAAAGAATGTTTTGTACTTGAATCAACTCggtttttgtttgaaaaaactCATAAAAATCCTGGGAGGCACTACAAGAAGTTCGGAGGCCGATACAATGAAAAAAGATCAAGGGCCGAAGGTATACACTCTCGAGAACTTCGAAACAACGGCGGAAATCGACAGTGTTAACATGTTCGAGCTAATTAAATTCATACAGACGTCGAAACTGGTTCACAAATTACAAAACTATGTAGACAAACACAAGGAAGATTTGCGCATACATCCAAATCCAGCACCGCCTAAGAACAAACGAGTAGGGGTTGGGGCATTTctcaatttattgaaaaatggagaaagtttggatgaaaattgtgaaaagaCACCGAAAGCAAACGATACTGGAACTGAGGAGAATATTCTGAAGAGTCctttaatcaaaattgttggGTTCCTGGAGTCTTTGAAGAGTGCATGTGCTGATGGAAGAATTTTTGTCATTCCGGGGCCTACCCTCGGACAGagtgttattaaatttttgttgatgAATCCTGCAGCTCATTTTCATGATATTG TCAAAGAAGCTCGTTCCATAATCTTGGCAGGAGGAACAATGGAGCCGATTTCCGAATTTCGGGACCAACTTTTTATCGAAGCGGGTGCTCCACTCGAAAGAATCGTTACTTTTTCCTGTGATCACGTGGTACCCAAAGAGAATATTTTGACAAGAATTGTTACAAAAGGTCCCAACAACATCCCCTTCGACTTCAATTACCAAAATCGTGACAACGAATCATTATTAAACGAGGTGGGGAGGACTCTGATAAATATAACAAACATAGTTCCGGGAGGAATTGTCGTATTTCTTCCATCTTACAAATACGAGGAGAGTCTCTATAAGCACTTGGACTCTTCGGGGATAATAAAAAAGTTAACCCACAAGAAGCAAGTTTTCAGAGAGCCAAAATCATCCTCTGGAGTGAATTCAATACTAGAAAATTTTGCCGAGTCAATTAAACATCCCAAAGGCTCCCAGAACGGTTCGCTACTCTTCAGTGTTGTGGGAGGAAAACTCAGTGAGGGTCTAAACTTCTCAGACGACTTAGGCCGATGCATTATTGTCGTGGGGATGCCCTATCCAAATATAAAATCGCCTGAGCTACaggagaaaatgaaatatctCAATGAGAATGTCAGAGCCGGAGCTGGTAGTGAATACTATGAAAATAGTTGTATGAAAGCGGTGAATCAATGTATTGGACGAGCTGTTAGACACATAAATGATTACGCCACTGTTCTCCTGATCGATAGAAGGTACACAAATAAATGTAAAGCTCTTCCTGGATGGATACAAAAGACATTGAATATTAGCGATGAGTTTAGCACGACTGTTGGTGATGTGGCCAGGTTTTTTGCagctagaaaaattaattcgaaatga